The Mus pahari chromosome 2, PAHARI_EIJ_v1.1, whole genome shotgun sequence genomic interval ggtgctaggatttgaacctaggCTCTCTGAGGAGCAGTTACATGCTCTTAATTGGTGAGCCCTGTCTCCAACCCAAGTTTGCTTATGTCTTTATGGCTTCCAATGATTTGAGAACCAACCGTTTTTCTCAGTGGACCATGGACTAGATCTGTTCTTCTGAACTTGCCAAACCAAATTCCATGTCCCATCTTTAAATGGTCTAAGCCATCACTGCTTTTGTCATGCTACTGTTAAGCACATTAAATACTTATCACTGACATAACAGAAATGTTAGTATCAAGTGTGACAGATACTGAAGCAGTCACTAAGAATGTACTTCAGTGACCACTCAAAGACTTGCTTGAAACAAATGTATTGTCTCCTAGCAATtgaacaaaatatacaaagaaaggggaaatgatacatttttaactgaaaaaaaaatacaactgtgGGATTAGTGAATCTGTGGTTAGATCACTAGAAATTACATAATCtgaataacaggaaaaaaaaggctAATTGTTAGGCCTACCACAAACCATCTACTTTTGGGTCACTGGAGTcctaaaataaaagcagaaatggtCAGGTTGAGAaagtatttgaagaaataatGGAAAAAGATCCCCTAAATTTTGGGAAAATTGTAAACTTccaattttttttcacaaaagagcacacatgatatgcactcactgataagtggatattagcccagaagctcagaatacccaaaatacaatttgcaaaccacatgaagctcaagaagaaggaagaccatagtgtggatacttcgatccttcttagaaggaggaacaaaacacccatgaaaggggttacagagacaaagtgtagagcagagactgaaggaatgaccatccatagactgcgcAACCTGGGGATCCAatccatatacagccaccaaacccagacactattgtggatgccaacaagtgcttgatgacaggagcctgatataattgtgtcctgagaggatctgccagtgcctgacaaatacagaagtggatgctcacagccatccattgggctGAGCATAGAGTCCTCaatgaagcagctagagaaaggacccaaggagctgaaggggtttgcaacaccataggaggaacaacaatattgtCTGGGTCCAGTCTCGACACAGGATcggagttctcaactggaagcagggatatctggaaagcgcataataaatatacacagactacttttgggggtacaagctgacagggaatttttcaaggcttaaagtttctctctcttctctctcattctcttctctctctctctctctctctctctctctctctctctctctctctctctctcatttgctcacagcttgaggctgcacacactctgcattctcctgtgcTCTCTGTTTTCTCCTGTGTGCTTTTTTCTCGAACTCTTACACTCACACAGACCTCTGTGCATTCCCCtttcactttcacacacacacacttcacacacatctcacacacacacacttcacacacacacaccacatgcactcttctttcactcacacacacacacacacacacacacacacctcacattctCTGTTCACTCATTCTTCACATGCTCTTCTCATGCGCgctctctctcattcttcattCACTCTCCACATTCACCTCACATACTCCTCACTAACTCTCTActtgctctcttgcctttcttttgCCCCCgtcttttattgatactccaaaagcGGGTAGAAAAAAGACATTATtcaatcattgccaaatcaaattcaaaagaataaccacatctcgcaaagaatcaagaattacaattgttccccaaagtttGAAGTttccctattcccaggcctatagccaaaataataataattgcaaacttatcattatttaaactttaacttattatatttcagagctcagagctccgaggccagctacttgcatttttcttgtgaagctctaatgataaatgacatggaaaagctgccaggcagtggccagaaagaatcaagttaacccttaactcaatagttctgcttgctttctgcttctgcacattgtacacaatgactctcctaagagtcccagtgttttgacttagttttactaatataagattttacacattctatacttgcttatccaggaaccactctcaaCTGTTATgtaaaacttatttcataactttaatagttgtttcctttcttggggtcccaatgttggctctatttcattttctaataatttcttcaaactttctttgcaagtcaagcattaatctggaactaccattgtgcagttaTTGCATTGTTTCCCAGATGagagcacacagcatgcacctgggccgttaggactgtgctgtgctgtcccatgcctcaatttttaattgtttaagaatcattacatcaagtaacatctagtttcacagaattcatcagagcagaaggagaaaaaagtaaagacagtcaaatataatataataattatgcacaccaaggccaaGTAAAATcagtcacacacaaatgaaatctatacagccactgtccagggctaaggttaggagaaatgggaacaactgttttTGACAAAGAGCTGTTTTGTGCTACTGAGATGTCCCTATCCTGGCATACTGCAGGCAGTCCCTTATTTCAGATGGCAGGTCCCCTGGAGGGATGTGTCTTctgcttctcagggtcccagacaccaaACTTTTCTACAAGAAGCTGCAGCGagcttctgagatgtctccatcccagcCTACTACAGGCAGTCCCTGTCACTGTATGCTGTCTCCagcacaatatgaactaaccagtgcccctgggactccctgggactaaaccatcaaccaaagaaaacacatggtgggactcatggctctagctgcatatgtagcagaggatggcctagtcagtcatcagtgggaggagaggcccttggtcctgtgaaggttctatgccccagtataggggaatgccagggccaggaagctggagtgggtgggttgatgagcagggggaggggatagtggattttcagaggggaaaccaggaaaggggataacatctgaaatgtaaataaagaaaatatctaatacaaaaatgaaaaaaaaaaaaaaccaacaacaacaacagcaaaaatctTCCAAATTTAAGAACTCAGAAAATCCCAcctaaaatgaacaaaagatgCCCAGGTCAATACACGTTACATTTTACCTTCTGAGGAGTAAAATTAAAGTCCTGAAAACTATGgggcagaaataaaaaaatattgacaaaGACCTTAAATTCTTTATTGattgtttctgctttttaaaactaaACTCGGCCCATCTAAGCAGCAGAACATTTATCATACATCAGACACTGTGCCCGGCCCCCGAGGGACACCTGTCCATCCTACAGCTGCTCTCTCCGCCAGCAGTGCAATGAACTGTGCAATCGCAAAGAACTTGAACTTGGGAACAAATGAACAAGCACACCAGAAAATTTTAACTGTCGGTTTGTAGATGGGCTTTAGCCCTGCCAATTTTGTGTAACTAATCTGAAGATGTGAGCATGTGTAGATGTTTAGTTagggaaaaatcaaaatcaaaagcatTTATCAGATTCTCAAAAAAGCTCCACCATAAggctgtgtgcgtgtgtgtgtgtgtgtgtgtgtgtgtgtgtgtgtgcgcgcgtgtgagGAGTGTGCACATAAGGAGGACAGAGCACTGGACCTATTCCTCTCTCAGGCTTATTTTTGAGAGCAGGGCCTCCCCCTGAACTTGGAACTCAATGCAGTGGCTAGTGGCTGGGCAGGAAGGCCCAGGGACAcacctgtctctgtcctctgggTGGAGATTTGAACCATGTGCTGCTATCCAGGTTCCTATATGGGTGTTAGGTCATCATGCTTGTACAGGAAGCATTGTTATCAAtggagccatctgcccagcccaggTTTCTGTGTTTAAGCAAAATCTTATCGTCTAAGTGAGAAATGAAGCTCCTCCCTCCGCAATTTTAATTCTATTAAGTACTAATTATTTAGTGTATATGTCAGGGGTAGGGAACACGTATGGCGGTCAGGGTGTTGTCGGCTGTGGGGGTTGGCTTTTCTTCCTTGATGTGGATGCTGAGGATCCAGCTCAGGTAGGTCATCAGTGAAGGGATTCacctttagccactgagtcatctccttggCCCAGTGAAGCTAAAATTTTTAGAAAGCAtatccatctacctctgctttTAAGGATAAAATAAGAAATGGCCGTTGTTGAAAACATTCTTTGGAGTAGTTTTGGAAACACTCTGTCTCAGTAAAGACCATTTTCCTGTAGTAATATTTTGAATATTCCAAAAATAGTATCAGGAGGTGATTAAACGACTGTGAGTTACAATGGGCTTTACATTAGATTTTTCCCCATCCTAGAGAAGTTGTGACTGGCAAGGAAGGGAAGGCAACCTCTCTAAATCTGCTCCAACGAGCTGGTGGACAAAAGATGACAGCTGTCCTGCCACGTGCATGTTCCTTTTTTTCCTAAGCATGCATGAACACGTTTTATTAAATGCCAGTTTACCCAAACAAAGACTGTTAGCCTCTTCTCTGGTGAAAAGATAAAATACCTTCAAAAAAACCAGGAAACCCATTTGGTTTCCATGTCTTTATAACGTAAGCATTCCTCATTACATTTTACAGTTAAGCAGAACTCTCAGGCATGCCACATCAGTTCACGTGGGGAAAGGGTCTGCATACTGAATTTTATTGGCCACAGCCTACTTCCTGACAAAAGTCAAGGCCTCTAAGGTAATCAGGAGAGCGAGAGACCAGACAAGGCATTTTGGGGGAACAACTGGATTATCTACTTTCCTTGAAAACATTGACTAGTTTGACTTACTGAGACTATTTTGTTCTGGCCAAATCTTCAGAATCAAATAAAGATCTGAAGATCCTTGCCAAGCTTGGGCCTTCAGGTTCCACTTTCTCAACTGCTGTGGAATACAGACAGAAACTTAGGAATTAGTTTCTGTTTGGAACAAAAGGATCTGAAGTGACCCCTCTGTACTAACAGAGTAGTTTTTCTTGAAACTATAACATTCAAATGACAAATTCTAGCCAAAATATTTGTCTCGGGCCCAACAATGTGAATCAAAAACCTCTGTAATCTATTGGTTTGGGGGACTCTTGGAATTACTAGGGCAAAGAGGGTACACCTTTTTAGCTGGTGTACAAATAAAAGCAGGCCAATAcacttcctttcctatttgtggATTTTCTATTAGAATCCTCCTCTATCTCAAAGATACCCATTTCTTGCCCATGGTGATCTTTTAAGGTAACACAACCAGTCCCTTTTCACTCAGATTATGAATAATTAGTTCGCACATAGATACAAGCAGACCAAAACAGTAGGTGGGCTGAAGGCATAATGGCTATGTATTTGATGCAATACAACTCACAAAGGAGAAGATACTCAATGTAAAGTTATCTTTTAACAAATATTTCCTCCATTTTAATATTAGATATGTTTAGTACATTTTTATCAAACATTTTCTCAGAGATAAAAGTTTTTGGCTAAGATCTAAGTACAATATCAACTTGGGAGATAAAAacataagcattaaaaaaaaaaacagtaacaacaataaaacaaattcaaACCCACCCCAACCCTCtaacgggggaggggggagagggagagggagagagagagagagagagagagatccccagAATATAAGAGGCAGTGATTATAACAATGTAGATTTACTAGATTCTGAGCAAATACATTCCAAATTCCATGTGTTCTGACAACTTGAAAGTATGAAATAATACTTATGCAAACTTAAGCCCTCTCACTTTGGCCCCTTCCCAAGCAGCAAATACAGATTCTGGGCCACAATATTAGTGCACTCTTTGTTGTTAAGAgctgccctccacccccatctgCTCCCATTGTAGAAGAAACAAGTATGAAATGAAAGCATCATCTTAACTGAAGGTGTTAACTCTCAGTTAACTGTAACCCTCTTGCTGAGAACCGGAGAGATCAAAACTTGGGGTTGGCCTCAACAGCACAATGGTTTTCAGCACACTGGTCAGGGTGAAGTCTAATTGAGAAGAGTCCTTCAGATTCATATCTGTCCATTTCGCTTTCTTGCATATATCCCCAAGCAAGCACAGATGCCTGTAATGCTGAGAACCACACCTAATAATAGTGCAATCGCATCTCCAGCTTCCACTGCTTCAACAACAGGCAGGATCAAAAGGAGCGAAGTGAGGACTAAGATCAATTGTGTTGAAACAGAATTCATGATGTCAAGATCTGGAGGGCTGAACTTGCCTAGAAGTTAAACATGGAACAAaagaaactgttaaaaaaaaaaaaaaaaacttatttatttatttatttttgaatgacATTATAAATATACAACAATCTTTTAGACTGGAGTTTGTGAATCATTTCAGATGTCAGTTTAAGACGACAAAACTAAAGACAGTCATTTTAGGTTAATCTCATGACAACACCCTCGCATCGGCAATTCCAACAGGAATTCCAACAGTATATGCATCGACCAAACTGAAACTGGACAGCTGTGCATcattagaaaggaaggaaaaatgcaTAAGATACTTGCCAACTAAAATACCCTAACAAGTAAAAGTCACATTTTCTTCGCATGTCTCCTATCTAGAAAATGCAACACAACACGTGACTCTGTGAAGTTGTAAGGAATTAATAAGACTTACCGAAACAATGGTATATGTAAAATTCTATCCAACGTGAAATATTCTCTTTGGAACTTCCGGATGCTGAGGCTAAGAGGTTACTCGTGACACAGCCTATTTTAAAGAGGAAGCTAGAATCAGTGAGGAACGGACAGCAAGGTCAGAAATTGGTAAAGAGTACAGAAAACACTCCCTAACAGTTCCTTCAAAAAGAGACTACTAGATTTAAAGTTAGTTCTCACACACAGATTGCTAAAGGAAAAGAAGCCGAGAAGCAAATTCATCCCAAGATCTAACATAAAGATCTGGAATTCCTTCGCCCTGGGAGGGTGCAAATTTGTTGCGTTGAGCAACTATGCTAGGAGAATCAATCTTGGAATCCCAGGGAGCTGAGTTTGTACCTTACCGGACCGAAAGCAGCCATTACAGGAATGGAGAGCAGGGCGGTGTCGCCAAACTACATTTCCCACAAGCCCCGCTGCTTACTCCCGTCATGCACAGCGCGCTCTGGGATCCCTGACTGAGGGATAGACCTCACGCTGCTAGCTGTTGGGGTTTCACAAGTTTGCCCTGTGGTTTTACTGTTAAAGAGAGGTTGAGTGTCCAAGAAAACGTTTAGTGAGTTCGAAGTAGGACTAACGAAACAACAACGCGTGTTTTCCGCCCTGTAAAGGATTTCTAGACGCATAATACGTCT includes:
- the Smim30 gene encoding small integral membrane protein 30 is translated as MNSVSTQLILVLTSLLLILPVVEAVEAGDAIALLLGVVLSITGICACLGIYARKRNGQI